caaataatgacatagagtataggttgtcgtgtccggactgtaactttcccttgtatggacagattttaaaataacttgccacatgtgttcggcataccaagacgacgtgtcgcgtgcaagaaccgtgtccctacctcttaggtcaaggtcacacttagtgtttattcacaatggaatgctgcatataaggacatagagcatatgttgtcgtgtccggactgtaactttcccttgtatagacagatattaaaataacttgccacatgtgttcggcataccaagatgaagtgtcgcgtgcaagacccgtgtccctacctctaaggtcaaggtcacacttaggtgtttattcacaatggagtgctgcatataaggacatagagtataggttgtcgtgtccgggctgtaactttcccttgtatggacagattttaaaataacttgccacatgtgttcgacataccaagacgacgtgtcgggtgcaagacccgtgtccctacctctaaggtcaaggtcacacttaggtgtttattcacaatggaatgctgcatataatgacatagagtatagattatCGTGTcttggctgtaactttcccttgtatggacaaattttaaaataacttgccacatgtgtttggcataccaagacgacgtgtcgcgtgcaagacccgtgtccctatttcAAGGTCAcgcttagtgtttattcacaatagaatgctgcatataacgacatagagtataggttgtcgtgtccgggctgtaactctttcttgtatggacagataataaaataacttgccacatgtgttcgacataccaagacgacatgtcacgTGCAacacccatgtccctacctctaaggtgaaagatacacttagtgtttattcacaatggaatgctgaatataaggacataagaatgtaggttgtcaagtatgggtggtattttttatgttcagaggcaatttaaaataacttgccatatgtatttctttgatctttaacttttcatgtactgaccttgttcataggtcaatgtcacattcgggggcattcgtcacatactgtgacagctcttgtttatggCCCAGTTACACAGAAGGTCGGTCCCCAATCGGTCATTTTACTCGCTGTTTTGATCGGTTGTCATGCGTGATTTTAGTTCTGGTTTTCTGTGTAACTGGCTATCGGCGATGGACAACTGTTCAAtcgattaaaaaaacatttcatgtgTTGCTGGTAGGTGGCCAAAAGTTACTCAAACGGGGTTGGATCGGTGATAAGGATGTTTTCATCGACAAAAATGCTAAAATACTATCGGTTTTTATCGTTTGTAAATCGGAGCTAATCGGAGCTAAATCGGGCGTACCGCTGAATAATCGGTGTTTGATAGCTAGTCATCAGTGGTTAAACACTTTCCATCTGATATAGCCGGTGATTCACATGTGGTCATCTTTGTCCGATCGGCGATATCGGTAATTAATAGCTTGCATATCTCTTGATATAGGTTGCTGTCGgttcttttattaaaacaacatgtttaagtGATGAGAACCGATGATTTATTTGCAGTTGAGTACTTGACCGAATAACATCATGGAGAATGGCAGAGCCATCCAGCAATTCGGTGTCATATTGCAGCAGCAGGCAATTCTCAATGTCAGATATGCTATTCAACTCGTTCAGCAGCCCATAGCTGTTCATAGACGCCGCCGAAGAAGACAAAGGAGATGGTGGACCAGGCCCTGGTTAACCCAGGAGAGAAGGCTTCAATTTGGACAGTATAGCACCATTATTGCAGAGTTGCGGGAAGGGGACACCAACTCCTTCAAGAACTATATGAGGATGACACCGGAAATGTTCGACGAGCTTCTGCAACGCCTCGCGCCCAGACTTCAGAAGTCGGACACCCACTGGAGAAAAGCCCTAGATCCCGGATTGAAGCTGGCGGTAACACTACGGCACCTAGCAGCAGGGGATTCCTACCCTTCCCTCTCTTATGATTTTAGGGTGGCTAGTTCAACAATTTCCCTCTTTATCCCAGAAGTCTGCGAGGCCATAGTACAATCATATAGCGAAGATGTCATCCCTATCCCCAATACACCTGAAGAATGGAGGCCAATAGCTGAAGAGTTTGAAAGGAGGTGGAATGTCCCTCATGCATGTGGAGCTCTTGATGGCAAACACATTGCTCTGAGGAAGCCCCGCAGATCCGGCTCTGAATACTACAACTATAAAGGATTTTTCTCAATTGTGCTCATGGCTCTTGTTGATGCCAACTACAGGTTTCTGTGGATAGACGTCGGAGGTCATGGGCACATGTCAGATGCCCAGATATATAACAATTCAGAGCTCAGTGAGATGCTAGAAGATGGAACCATTGGCTTACCACCTCCAGAACCTCTTCCAAATGATGACCGTGATATGCCTTACTTCATTCTTGGTGACGATGCTTTTGGGTTAAGGACCTATTTGATGAAGCCCTTTGGAAGACGCGGCCTGGAAAGGGAGAAGCTCATAACCAATTACCGGCTATCTAGAGGAAGAAGAGTGGTCGAAAATGCATTTGGCATCCTGACGGCCAGATTCAGAGTGCTTCTCACAACTATGCAGCAAACACCGGAAATTGCTGCAACCATAGTTGAATCGTGTGTGTGCTTGCACAATCTAATGAGGATTAGGTATCCCGGCCTACAACAAGCTCAACTGGACCAAGAGGATGACCAGCATAACCTTGTTCCTGGAGCCTGGAGAACGAATGAGATGCTGACTGCAATCCAGCAAGTAAGGGGCCATAATCGTGACGCAACCGACGCCAAACAGCAGAGGGAGTACTTATCCAAGTACTTTAATAGTGCAGCCGGGTCTGTGCCTTGGCAAGACAGAATGATAAACTAGCCACAAGATAG
The sequence above is drawn from the Mya arenaria isolate MELC-2E11 chromosome 14, ASM2691426v1 genome and encodes:
- the LOC128215869 gene encoding putative nuclease HARBI1; the protein is MENGRAIQQFGVILQQQAILNVRYAIQLVQQPIAVHRRRRRRQRRWWTRPWLTQERRLQFGQYSTIIAELREGDTNSFKNYMRMTPEMFDELLQRLAPRLQKSDTHWRKALDPGLKLAVTLRHLAAGDSYPSLSYDFRVASSTISLFIPEVCEAIVQSYSEDVIPIPNTPEEWRPIAEEFERRWNVPHACGALDGKHIALRKPRRSGSEYYNYKGFFSIVLMALVDANYRFLWIDVGGHGHMSDAQIYNNSELSEMLEDGTIGLPPPEPLPNDDRDMPYFILGDDAFGLRTYLMKPFGRRGLEREKLITNYRLSRGRRVVENAFGILTARFRVLLTTMQQTPEIAATIVESCVCLHNLMRIRYPGLQQAQLDQEDDQHNLVPGAWRTNEMLTAIQQVRGHNRDATDAKQQREYLSKYFNSAAGSVPWQDRMIN